DNA sequence from the Sinorhizobium sp. RAC02 genome:
GAGGAAGTCCTGCAGCAACTGCGGCCCGGCGACATCATCACGCATTGCTGCCGACCAGACCCCAATGCGGCGACCGAAAATGGCCGCGTCCGGGACGCGGTATGGCGGGCACGCGAAAACGGCGTCCATTTCGACATCGGCCATGGCATGGGCGGCTTCTCCTTCCGCGTCTGCCGCGAGATGTTGGCCGAAGGTTTCGTGCCCGACCTGATCAGCTCGGACATCCATTCCCTTTCGGTGAACGGCCCTGCTTTCGACCTTCTGACCACGATCAACAAGATGATCGCGCTCGGCGTGGATCAGACGACGGCTCTGGCTGCCGGCAGCGCCAACCCTGCAAAGGTGATCGGCCGCCCTGATCTTGGCCGCATCGCCGTTGGCGACGAAGCCAATGTTGCTGTCTTGAAATGGCGGGATGAGCCCTGGACTTTCAGAGACGCGGCCAGCGAAGGCCTCGAAGTTTCCAGAAGATTGGTGTGCGATCGCCTAATCGTGAAGGGTCGCGAGATCGACCCAGCGGGCAGCAGCCATCCCATGCAATCCCAATAATACACCAAGCGGAACAGCGACAATGGATCACAGTGTAGTTCAGGCGCACCATTTCATAGCCGGCAAGTGGGTACCGTCAAACGGCGGCAAGACGTTCGAGGCGAGGTCGCCTTACGACGGCCAGCACCTGGCGGTGCTCGCCGAGGGCGACCGCAGCGACGCGCAAGATGCGATCAAGGCGGCGCAGGCTGGCCACAATGCGCTATCCAGGTTGTCGCCATGGGATCGCTCACGCCTCTGCAACCGCGTCGCCGACGTCATCGAGAGGCGTCGCGACGAACTGGCGCTCACACTTGCCCGCGAGCAAGGCAAGCCGCTGGCCACGGAGGCCTATGGTGAGGTCGATGCCGCCGCAACCGGTTTTCGGGAGGCTGCCGAGCTGATCAAGTGGCTCGAAGGTGAATTCATCCCCGTGGAGACGCCTGGCAAGAGGGTGATAAGTTTCCGCCAGGCGCGTGGTGTCTATGCCATCGTCACGCCGTGGAATTTTCCAATCAATATCCCCGTCGAGTATCTCGCCCCCTGCCTTGCGGCAGGCAACGCGGTCGTCTGGGTACCTGCGCCAACCACGTCGCTTTGTGCGGTCAAACTGATGGAATGCATTGCAGAAGCTGGCATTCCCGATGGCGCCGTCAATCTTGTCGTAGGGCCGGGCGCGATCGTCGGGGATGAGATCGTCTCCAATCCAGGCACGCATGGGATCGGCTTCACCGGCAGTCCGCAGACCGGAAACGCAATCGCGAAACGCGGTGCTGGAAAACCGATGCTGCTGGAGCTAGGCGGCAATGGACCGGTCGTCGTGCTGGATGACGCCGATCTGGATCGGGCAGCACAGGCTGCCGCGTTTGGCAGCTTCTTCAATGCCGGGCAGGTCTGTGCAGCGACGGGGCGAATACTCGTCACCGAGAAGAACCATGACGCTCTCGCAGCCCGCATCGCGAACATTGCCGCGGCCATCCGCCTTGGCGATCCGCTTCTTGCCCAGACGACAATGGGACCGCTGAACAATCAGCAGGTGATCGCCAAAGTCGAAGAGCACGTGGCGGACGGGTTAGCCCGCGGCGCAGACATCCATGCCGGCGGCAAGAGGGGCACGGGCCTGCTCTACGAACCCACAGTCCTCGGACGCGTCGATCGCCAAGCCCTACTAAATACTTCCGAGACGTTCGGGCCAGTGGCGCCTCTGGTGGTCTGCGCAGACGATGCCGACTTGCTCGATACGGCCAATGCGTCCTCGCATGGGCTAGCCGCCAGTGTATTCACCCGCGATCTGAGCCGCGCCTTCGCATTTGGCGAAAAGCTCCGGGCCGGTCTCGTCAACGTCAACAGCGCAAGCTGCTACTGGGAGCTGCACCTGCCGTTTGGCGGCGCCTCGGGCAAGGCAAGCGGCCTGGGCCGCCTTGGCGGCAAGCATACGTTGCGCGAAGTCACCGACGTCAAGACTATCACCTTCGACATCAGCTGAAGACCAGGACGGGCGGTACCGCCCGTCCGGTTCTCCACGCCAACAATCAAACATGGATCGGCATCGTGCCGGCCGCAAACCGGCACTCGGTTTGCGAGGACAAATACCGTTCAATCGCAGTGAGGAACAATGCGCCTTTGTAGTTTTCTCCATGCCGGCCGAGCCGGATACGGTGTCGTGACGGACGACCGCGTCATCAACATCAGCGGCGTCCTTGGCGATCGCTTCCCGACGCTTGCAAGCCTCCTCGCCGAGGATGACTTCCTCGGCACCTGCACCCAGGCGATCGGCCACAGCTCAGGGCTGGCGCTTGCCGATATCCAGCAGCAGGCGCCAATTCCCAATCCGGGAAAGATCATCTGCGTCGGGCTGAACTATCACGACCACATGGTCGAAACGCGCCACGCACCGACACAGCATCCGACCTTGTTTGCCCGCTTTGCCGACTCGCAGTGCGCGCATGGCGAGCCGATGCTGATGCCATCGGTTTCGACCCAGTTCGACTTCGAGGCGGAGCTTGCCGTCGTCATCGGCAGAGGCGGTCGCAATATCCAGCAGGATGCCGCGTTGGATCATGTCGCTGGCTACTCGTGCTACAATGACGGCTCGGTTCGTGACTGGCAGATCCATACGTCGCAGTTCCTTCCGGGAAAAAATTTCCCGGCGACCGGCGCATTCGGGCCGTACCTTGTCACTGCCGACGAGATCCCTGATCCGCAAGACCTGGCCATCAGCTGCCGTTTGAACGGGGACACCGTCCAGGCTGCTCGCACCAGCCAGATGATACATTCCGTAGCGCAGCTGATTGCTTACATCTCGCGTATTACGCCGTTTTCTCCCGGCGACGTGATCGTGACCGGCACGCCTGGCGGGGTGGGCTTCGCGCGCGTCCCTCCCCTCTTCATGAAAGATGGTGACGTCGTCGAGGTCGAAATCGAACGCGTCGGAGTGTTGCAGAACCAGATCATCGGTGAAGCGGCCGGAGGAGCGAACACCCGAACGCAACACGCGCTTCCGGCCTGATGCCGGCACGCTGAGAACCCAACAAAATATTCGCCGTTTGCCTGAATTGCACACGGTGTTCTGACGAACCCATTCCAGATGGTCTGCAACCAATCTGGCCAGCCCCTGCAGGAGATATACACCATGGGCGAAGTTATTGACTTTCAGTCTGGCGGCTACCGTTTCATCAAAGGCGTCACGCAATATTCAGGCGGCGTGGCCGCCCTGCCGGGCTTTCGCCTGGAGAGGGTGCGGTTCGCGACACCCTTGCCCCTCAAGGAAGGCTTTGCACAGATCAAACAAATCATCGGTGCTGCCGGCAGGCCGCTTACAGCATTCGCAGCGTGCGAACTGCGGTCACCCGCACCATTTACCGAGGAGGGCTTCGTTGCTTTCAACAGCAGCTATACGGAGACCCTCAAAGCCTGGGGCCTCATCGACACGGGTCTGAACCCGGTTGCGCGCAGCAACGTGTGTCCGCAGGTCACGCCGCCACTCGTACCGTCGATCTATGCCTTCTCATACACAGTGCACAGCGCTGAAGCCGCACCGTCCTTCGTCGTCTCCGGTTCCGCAGAGGTGCCAGAAGGCCACGCCGCCTATCGCGATCATATCATCAACCGTGGCGATCTTTCCCCGGCGGGATTGCGCGCCAAAGCACAATTCGTGCTGGCGGAGATGGAGCGGCGTTCCGGGCTTCTGGGCTTCGGGTGGAAAGACGCAACCGCGGTCCAAGTCTACACGATACACAACCTCCACCCGTTCCTGGCTGACGAAATCGTCAAGCGCGGAGCAGCACGCGCCGGCCTTACATGGCACTTCAACAACCCACCCGTCCTAGATCTCGAATACGAAATGGACCTTAGGGGTATTGCAGTAGAGCATGTCGCTTGAGGCGTCAGATGAGCAAACGCATAGAAATTGGCAGCTACGATTATGTGATCGTTGGGGCTGGCTCGGCCGGTTGCACTCTTGCAAACCGGTTGAGCGCCGACCAGGGCAAGCGTGTGCTGCTCCTGGAGGCCGGCGGCTCGGACAACTACCACTGGATCCACATTCCGGTGGGCTACCTCTATTGCATGGGCAATCCGCGCACCGACTGGGGCTACCGTACAATGGCGGAGCCCGGCCTGAACGGACGGTCGCTGGCCTATCCGCGTGGCAAGGTAATGGGCGGCTGTTCGTCGATAAATGGCATGATCTACATGCGCGGTCAGTCCGCCGATTACGATCACTGGCGCCAGCTCGGCAATCCCGGCTGGGGCTGGGAGGATGTGCTACCGCTGTTCAGGAAATCGGAAGACCATCACAGTCTTTCCGGCCCCTTCCACGGCCAGGGCGGTGAGCTCAGGGTAGAACGCCAGCGCCTGAGTTGGCAGATACTCGACGCGGTGCGCGAAGCGGCGGAAGAGCTCGGTGTGCCCAAGGTCAACGACTTCAACGCTGGCACCAATTTCGGCTCGTCCTATTTCGAAGTGAACCAGAAATCAGGGTTCCGTTTCAATGCCGTGCGCGCGTTCATCAGGCCGGTGCAGCATCGTAAAAACTTGACGATACTCACCCACGCGCACGCCGAGCGCATCGTGTTTTCCGGGTGCCGGGTTTCGGGGCTCGACCTGCGTCTCAACGGCAAGCCGGCGCATGTGGCGGTGCAGGGCGAGTTGATCCTCTCCGCCGGGGCGATAGGCACGCCGAAGCTGCTGCAACTATCGGGCATAGGACCTGCCGCGCTTCTCAAACGCCACGGCATAGAGGTGATACATAACCTTCCCGGCGTGGGCGAAAACCTGCAGGACCATCTGCAAATCAGGACCGCCTTCAAGGTATCGGGAGCAGAAACGCTAAACGAGCGCCAGGCAAGCTTCACAGGCAAAGCTCTGATTGCGCTTGAATATGTCCTCAAACGCTCCGGGCCTATGTCGATGGCGCCAAGCCAACTCGGTATCTTTATGAAGTCGGACGCGTGCTTCGAGACACCCAACATCGAATTCCATATTCAGCCACTCTCCTTGGAATCTTTCGGCCAACCGCTGCACAGCTTTCCGGCCATTACCGTTTCGGCGTGCAATCTCAGGCCGGAATCGCGCGGGCATGTGCGCATCATCTCAGCCAAGCCCGACGATCATCCGGAAATCACGCCCAACTACCTCTCCACCGCGAGCGACCGTGAAGTCGCGGCCTCTTCCATAACCATCGCCCGCCGGTTGATGGAAACCAAACGGATGGCCCAGTTCCGCCCCGAGGAATTTAAGCCGGGTAAGCATATCCAGACGCCCGAAGACCTCGCGCATGCCGCAGGCGATATCGCCACGACTATTTTCCATCCGGTCGGCACTGCGCGGATGGGCGATGACGACGCGGCGGTGGTCGATCCGAAGTTGCGCGTACACGGCATCGAGGGACTGCGTATCGCTGATTGCTCAATCATGCCGACAATCGTCTCAGGGAACACCCACGCAGCTGCGGTCATGATCGCCGAAAAGGCAGCCCAGTTAATCCTCTGAATTTTAGTTGAAATGGCATGCCGACGAGACGGGTGTACGGTCGAGTTTTGGCTCCGCGAGCATCGTGATCTTTCTGTCGCCATAGAAATCGCCAGCCTCCCTGACACGTCAAAAGAACCAGAATTGGAGGTTGCGAGCACCAGGTAGCAACCTCCAAATCCCTTTATAAGGAGAGGCCGGTCAGGCCGCCCGGCGCACCGGGTTGGCGGCATAGGTTGCGCCACCCTGGCCGAGCCGGAACTGCGCCAGAAGCGCGTTGAGGGCTGCGGCCTCGGCGGCGAGGCCGTGGCTGGCGGCGGTCTGCTCCTCCACCATGGCGGCGTTCTGCTGCGTGCCCTGGTCCATCGTGTTGACGGCGGTGTTGATCTCCTGGAGACCCGTCGATTGCTCGCGGGCGGCCAGGACGATGGCGTTCACATGGCCGTTGATCTCCTGCACCTCGCGAACGATCGCTTCGAGGGCAGCACCCGTCTCGTCGACCAGCGACACGCCGGAGCGCACCTGTTCACCCGACGTGGTGATCAGCGCCTTGATCTCCTTCGCCGCATTGGCCGAGCGTTGGGCGAGTTCGCGCACTTCCTGCGCCACGACGGCAAAGCCCTTGCCGGCCTCACCGGCACGCGCCGCTTCCACGCCGGCATTCAACGCCAGCAAGTTGGTCTGGAAGGCGATGTCGTCGATCACGCCGATGATGTTGGTGATCTCGCTCGAGGATCTTTCGATGCCCTGCATGGCCGAGACGGCGCGGCGCACCACCTCGCCCGACTTTTCGGCACCGGTGCGGGTGCGCGAGACCAGCGAGCCGACCTCTTCCGCGCGGCGGGTCGAGTCCTTCACGGTCGTGGTGATCTCCTCCAGCGCGGCGGCGGTCTCTTCGACGGAAGCGGCCTGCTGCTCCGTGCGGCGGGCGAGATCGTCGGCAGCCGCACGGATTTCCATGGCGCCGGCATCGATGGCGCGGGCATTCTGGCCGACCGTCGTCATCGCCGTGTGCAGTTTGGTGACGGAGTGGTTGAAGTCGGTGCGCAGGCGATCGAGATGGCCGGCAAAGGGGGCGTCGATGCGGTGGGCGAGATCGCCCTCCGCCAGTCGACCCAGGCCGTCTGCCAGCGCCTCGACGGCGTGATGGATTTCGGCGGCTTCGCGGGCCTTTGGCTGCCTCACGCTCGCGGCGTTCGCTTTCGGACAGCA
Encoded proteins:
- a CDS encoding fumarylacetoacetate hydrolase family protein, whose amino-acid sequence is MRLCSFLHAGRAGYGVVTDDRVINISGVLGDRFPTLASLLAEDDFLGTCTQAIGHSSGLALADIQQQAPIPNPGKIICVGLNYHDHMVETRHAPTQHPTLFARFADSQCAHGEPMLMPSVSTQFDFEAELAVVIGRGGRNIQQDAALDHVAGYSCYNDGSVRDWQIHTSQFLPGKNFPATGAFGPYLVTADEIPDPQDLAISCRLNGDTVQAARTSQMIHSVAQLIAYISRITPFSPGDVIVTGTPGGVGFARVPPLFMKDGDVVEVEIERVGVLQNQIIGEAAGGANTRTQHALPA
- a CDS encoding GMC family oxidoreductase, with protein sequence MSKRIEIGSYDYVIVGAGSAGCTLANRLSADQGKRVLLLEAGGSDNYHWIHIPVGYLYCMGNPRTDWGYRTMAEPGLNGRSLAYPRGKVMGGCSSINGMIYMRGQSADYDHWRQLGNPGWGWEDVLPLFRKSEDHHSLSGPFHGQGGELRVERQRLSWQILDAVREAAEELGVPKVNDFNAGTNFGSSYFEVNQKSGFRFNAVRAFIRPVQHRKNLTILTHAHAERIVFSGCRVSGLDLRLNGKPAHVAVQGELILSAGAIGTPKLLQLSGIGPAALLKRHGIEVIHNLPGVGENLQDHLQIRTAFKVSGAETLNERQASFTGKALIALEYVLKRSGPMSMAPSQLGIFMKSDACFETPNIEFHIQPLSLESFGQPLHSFPAITVSACNLRPESRGHVRIISAKPDDHPEITPNYLSTASDREVAASSITIARRLMETKRMAQFRPEEFKPGKHIQTPEDLAHAAGDIATTIFHPVGTARMGDDDAAVVDPKLRVHGIEGLRIADCSIMPTIVSGNTHAAAVMIAEKAAQLIL
- a CDS encoding aldehyde dehydrogenase family protein; this translates as MDHSVVQAHHFIAGKWVPSNGGKTFEARSPYDGQHLAVLAEGDRSDAQDAIKAAQAGHNALSRLSPWDRSRLCNRVADVIERRRDELALTLAREQGKPLATEAYGEVDAAATGFREAAELIKWLEGEFIPVETPGKRVISFRQARGVYAIVTPWNFPINIPVEYLAPCLAAGNAVVWVPAPTTSLCAVKLMECIAEAGIPDGAVNLVVGPGAIVGDEIVSNPGTHGIGFTGSPQTGNAIAKRGAGKPMLLELGGNGPVVVLDDADLDRAAQAAAFGSFFNAGQVCAATGRILVTEKNHDALAARIANIAAAIRLGDPLLAQTTMGPLNNQQVIAKVEEHVADGLARGADIHAGGKRGTGLLYEPTVLGRVDRQALLNTSETFGPVAPLVVCADDADLLDTANASSHGLAASVFTRDLSRAFAFGEKLRAGLVNVNSASCYWELHLPFGGASGKASGLGRLGGKHTLREVTDVKTITFDIS